A single region of the Ahaetulla prasina isolate Xishuangbanna chromosome 13, ASM2864084v1, whole genome shotgun sequence genome encodes:
- the CALML4 gene encoding calmodulin-like protein 4 yields MAKFLTQDQINEFKECFSLYDKRQKGRIKASDLILVMRSLGTSPTLGEVTRHLQLHKIDVNEELDFSTFLTIMYRQIQQEDPRNEILLAMLMVDQQRTGFISVTELQAKLMNLGEKLSKEEVDTLLKNARAGHNGLVKYEDLIQSITLPVDDY; encoded by the exons ATG gcaAAGTTTCTAACCCAGGATCAGATCAATG AATTCAAGGAATGTTTTTCCCTGTATGACAAAAGGCAGAAAGGCAGAATCAAGGCCAGCGATCTGATACTTGTCATGCGCAGTTTGGGCACCAGCCCAACTCTCGGAGAGGTGACCAGGCACCTTCAGCTCCACAAAATCG ATGTCAATGAAGAACTGGATTTTTCAACTTTCCTGACCATCATGTACAGGCAAATACAGCAGGAAGATCCAAGGAATGAAATCCTTCTGGCCATGTTAATGGTAGACCAGCAAAGGACTGGATTCATCTCCGTGACTGAACTGCAGGCGAAGCTAATGAACCTTGGAGAAAAGCTATCCAAGGAAGAGG TGGATACCCTTTTGAAGAATGCCAGAGCAGGACACAACGGACTGGTGAAGTATGAAGACTTAATTCAATCAATCACCCTTCCAGTTGATGATTATTGA